In the genome of Gemmatimonadota bacterium, the window CAGGAGGCCGGCCGGGAAGGAACGCCGGAAGAACCTATCTTCGGGCTTGAAGACCTCCGCGTGGTCGGCTCCCGGGCGCCTGGCCGCTCCGCAGCGGACTCGCCTGTACCGGTGGATGTCATTGACGGCGACAGCTTCCAGCATTACGGCGTCCGCGACCTGAACAACCTGCTGGCCGCAACCGTTCCGTCCTATAATATCTCACAGCACGCCATCGGCGATGCCAACGCCTTGGTCCGCCCGGCAAAATTACGCGGCCGGCCGCCGGACTCGACTCTGGTGCTGGTCAACGGCAAACGCCGTCACCGCTCCTCCGCAATCAGTATCTTCACCTTTGGGCAGGCCCAAGGGGCGCACGGGGTTGATATCCGCTCCATCCCGTCCATTGCCCTCAAACGTGTCGAAGTGCTGCGCGACGGTGCGGGTGCGCAGTACGGCTCCGACGCAGTGGCCGGGGTGCTGAATTTTGTGCTGCGCGACGCGCCCGAGGGCGGGACGGTCGAAGCCCGCTGGGGCCAGTATTATCAGGGTGACGGCGACCAAGTGAGCACCGCGGCCAATATCGGCCTGCCGCTGACCGACGCCGGCTTTGCCAACCTCAGCTTTGAGTTCACCAACGCCGACTCGACCGACCGCAGCTCTGAACTCGACATAGAAAGGCCGTTGAGGGACGCCGGGCTTCCCGTCAAGCATCGCGCGATGGTGTGGGGCGCGCCGGACGTACCGTACGACTATAAATTCTTCGGCAATTTCGGCCTTGATCTCGGCGACTCTCACCATGCCTACGCCTTCGGCAACTGGGCGGAACGCCAGATTCTGGACTCGTGGTATTTCCGGGGCCCGCATCCGTCCGCGCCTACCGGTACGACCGGGGTGTATCTGGACGGCGAACGTCTCAAGGTCGCCGACCTGACACCCGACGGCACCGGCAACTGCCCGACAATCCTGGCGCGCGATTATACGCAGAACGGTCTGGCCGCGCTGGCCCCGCTGGAGGGCAACCCGGACTGTTACGCGTTGGCTCAAAATCTTCCGGGCGGGTTCACCCCGCGGATGCGCGGCGGCGTGGAAGACTGGGGCATCACTTTC includes:
- a CDS encoding TonB-dependent receptor plug domain-containing protein, which codes for MLLLVSLFVLVGALPAGAQEAGREGTPEEPIFGLEDLRVVGSRAPGRSAADSPVPVDVIDGDSFQHYGVRDLNNLLAATVPSYNISQHAIGDANALVRPAKLRGRPPDSTLVLVNGKRRHRSSAISIFTFGQAQGAHGVDIRSIPSIALKRVEVLRDGAGAQYGSDAVAGVLNFVLRDAPEGGTVEARWGQYYQGDGDQVSTAANIGLPLTDAGFANLSFEFTNADSTDRSSELDIERPLRDAGLPVKHRAMVWGAPDVPYDYKFFGNFGLDLGDSHHAYAFGNWAERQILDSWYFRGPHPSAPTGTTGVYLDGERLKVADLTPDGTGNCPTILARDYTQNGLAALAPLEGNPDCYALAQNLPGGFTPRMRGGVEDWGITFGLRGTLQSASALLDGWNYDMSAAFGQHRTTYYIWNTVNPQLLRLKDAMPTGYFGRAYEQRDKMFNLDFSRPFDIGLFYSPLNVAFGLEYREEEYEIESGDKDGWCSDDTGECDGQRKMHGLAAQGFSVGGQAYPAIRPENAVEAERGSFGAYLDLEADVIENVLVTAAGRFEHHEGIGESLDGKLAARWSLLEEYLALRGSIGTGFR